Proteins encoded by one window of Candidatus Sumerlaea chitinivorans:
- a CDS encoding rRNA small subunit 7-methylguanosine (m7G) methyltransferase GidB, which yields MNTLTEFESLIAAQTALAAYPPEVRQKLAVLLSFLLERNQQINLTAIREPEAIILYHYVDSLELAHAVPDFLTAKAAADIGSGAGFPVLPLALVAPACHWYAIESVGKKAAFIREAANLLELSNVTVVSKRAEDFAHGPQRGILDLVTARAVGCFAGLCEVGLPMLRQGGKLVLYKTASSHSEVARSAKALEILGGELVAEHSYRLTGDRQDRVLYVVERVKEVPAKYPRPAGEPFRKRLA from the coding sequence ATGAATACGCTCACAGAATTTGAATCACTGATTGCTGCTCAGACTGCACTTGCGGCCTATCCACCGGAAGTTCGTCAGAAGCTTGCGGTTTTACTTAGCTTTTTATTGGAGCGGAACCAACAGATCAACCTCACTGCGATTCGGGAACCCGAAGCCATTATTTTGTACCACTATGTGGATTCTTTGGAGTTAGCTCACGCCGTGCCTGATTTTCTGACTGCAAAAGCGGCAGCGGATATAGGATCTGGGGCGGGATTCCCTGTCCTCCCTCTTGCCCTCGTCGCCCCGGCCTGTCATTGGTACGCTATAGAATCAGTAGGCAAGAAAGCAGCGTTCATTCGTGAAGCAGCTAACTTGCTCGAGCTTTCCAACGTAACCGTCGTAAGCAAGCGAGCCGAAGACTTTGCTCATGGACCGCAACGCGGAATATTGGACTTGGTCACTGCGCGTGCGGTGGGGTGTTTTGCGGGATTGTGTGAGGTTGGCCTCCCAATGTTAAGGCAAGGAGGCAAGCTTGTGCTCTACAAGACGGCTTCTTCGCATTCGGAGGTTGCGCGTTCGGCAAAGGCACTCGAAATCCTTGGTGGAGAACTCGTGGCGGAGCACTCCTACCGACTTACGGGGGATCGCCAAGATCGGGTTTTGTATGTTGTCGAACGGGTAAAAGAAGTGCCGGCAAAATACCCTCGGCCTGCTGGTGAACCTTTCAGAAAACGGCTGGCGTAG
- a CDS encoding Glycosyltransferase MshA involved in mycothiol biosynthesis, which produces MTLVKEIAGTRYEPLVLVPSRGALTDQLDRRRLPYRVLKLPPWRKGTAWLQMLPRLHALRRLCREEKIGLIHCNEIYPNPHAVVATARGSLVGESFGALLSCRRFSSPTLPIVTHMRLSVTERMVRNYLLAEASRIVAVSHGAAHDFDPFPWKESKVRVVYNGVDFEEFELALARRKFIRASLGYQESDFVIGQVGLLMPRKRPWFLIEAAPRLRERIPNLRILFVGETSPGHEGYLGELEHLARDRGVSDIIRFLPFQDWIADVFAALDLHVLLSNDEGFGRVVVEAAAVRIPTVASNVGGIPELIRHGETGYLLGGDRAADDNAFRACLDQFVAAVEELARNTELRARMGAAAYEYAKRQFSPEVYAHQMMRVFDEAIEEFEASLPPW; this is translated from the coding sequence TTGACGCTTGTTAAGGAGATTGCTGGCACGCGTTACGAACCCTTGGTGCTGGTGCCGTCCCGTGGCGCCCTGACAGATCAGCTGGATCGCCGACGTCTCCCCTACCGTGTACTCAAGCTCCCGCCGTGGCGCAAAGGAACAGCATGGTTGCAAATGCTTCCCCGCCTTCATGCCCTACGGCGTCTATGCCGCGAAGAGAAAATTGGGTTGATTCATTGCAATGAGATTTATCCGAACCCTCATGCGGTTGTGGCTACTGCCCGTGGGAGCTTGGTCGGCGAAAGCTTTGGCGCTCTTCTGAGTTGCCGCCGGTTCTCGTCGCCCACGCTGCCCATTGTCACCCACATGCGACTTTCCGTGACGGAGCGAATGGTGCGGAATTACCTGCTGGCGGAGGCGTCGCGCATCGTGGCGGTCTCGCACGGTGCAGCACATGATTTCGACCCGTTCCCATGGAAGGAAAGCAAAGTTCGAGTCGTTTACAACGGAGTCGATTTCGAGGAATTCGAACTGGCTCTGGCCCGGCGCAAGTTCATTCGCGCAAGTTTGGGGTATCAGGAAAGCGATTTTGTGATAGGGCAAGTCGGCCTGCTTATGCCCCGCAAGCGTCCGTGGTTTCTGATCGAGGCAGCCCCGCGGCTGCGCGAGCGCATTCCCAATTTGCGCATTCTCTTCGTAGGCGAGACCAGTCCCGGTCACGAGGGGTATCTTGGGGAGCTTGAGCACCTCGCGCGCGATCGAGGAGTATCCGACATCATCCGCTTCCTGCCATTTCAGGACTGGATCGCGGATGTGTTTGCTGCTCTCGACCTTCATGTGCTGCTTAGCAACGACGAAGGATTTGGACGCGTCGTGGTGGAAGCGGCTGCAGTACGAATCCCAACGGTTGCAAGTAACGTCGGCGGCATCCCCGAATTGATTCGCCACGGAGAAACCGGCTACCTCCTCGGAGGGGACCGGGCCGCCGATGACAACGCGTTCCGGGCATGCCTCGATCAGTTCGTGGCTGCGGTCGAGGAACTTGCCCGAAATACAGAGCTACGAGCTCGCATGGGGGCGGCCGCTTACGAATATGCCAAGCGACAGTTCTCGCCAGAGGTATACGCGCACCAGATGATGCGAGTCTTTGATGAGGCCATCGAGGAATTTGAAGCCTCTCTCCCGCCTTGGTAA